A DNA window from Thiopseudomonas alkaliphila contains the following coding sequences:
- the pilW gene encoding type IV pilus biogenesis/stability protein PilW gives MKMRIVFSIIFATLYLTACVSSGSESPLKSSEGKEQAVNAYVQLAIGYLQDGLPEQAKRPLQKALEIDPKNAHVNGTLAYVFQHEMEFELAEQYYLKAIAQERSSRTLNNYGSFLYERKEYAKAYQQFTEAAKDTMYAERSRVFENLGLTASKLGKSSEAKYYFERSLRLNPEQPRASLELASLLFEQQQYVAAQKNYENFQRLGEHTPQSLVLGIRLAHIFNDSSQAANLESQLQRLYPVSTEYRQYQREHL, from the coding sequence ATGAAGATGCGCATAGTTTTCTCGATAATATTTGCTACTTTATACTTAACGGCTTGCGTATCTTCAGGAAGTGAAAGTCCCCTTAAGTCAAGCGAGGGTAAAGAGCAGGCAGTTAATGCTTATGTGCAGCTTGCCATTGGCTATTTGCAAGATGGTTTACCTGAGCAGGCTAAAAGGCCTTTACAAAAAGCATTGGAAATAGATCCTAAAAATGCTCATGTTAACGGCACTTTGGCCTATGTTTTTCAGCATGAAATGGAGTTTGAGCTAGCTGAACAATACTATCTTAAAGCTATTGCTCAAGAGCGCAGCTCTCGCACTCTAAATAATTACGGTAGTTTTTTATACGAGCGCAAAGAGTATGCTAAAGCTTATCAACAGTTTACCGAAGCGGCTAAAGACACTATGTATGCTGAGCGGTCAAGGGTCTTTGAAAATTTAGGATTAACTGCCTCTAAATTAGGCAAGAGCAGTGAGGCAAAATATTATTTTGAGCGTTCATTGCGTTTAAATCCAGAGCAGCCAAGAGCCTCTTTAGAATTGGCGAGCTTATTGTTTGAACAGCAGCAATATGTGGCGGCACAAAAAAACTATGAAAACTTTCAACGGCTTGGTGAACACACTCCGCAAAGCTTAGTACTAGGTATTCGTTTAGCGCATATTTTTAACGACTCCAGTCAGGCTGCCAATTTAGAGTCACAGTTGCAACGCCTATATCCTGTATCGACAGAGTATAGGCAATATCAGCGAGAGCATTTATGA
- the rlmN gene encoding 23S rRNA (adenine(2503)-C(2))-methyltransferase RlmN: protein MTLATQQKTNLLGLTKPQMEAFFESIGEKRFRAGQVMKWIHHFGVDNFDDMSNISKVLRDKLKQTAIIQGPEIVSQDISADGTRKWVIRVASGSCVETVYIPQAGRGTLCVSSQAGCALDCSFCSTGKQGFNSDLTAAEIIGQVWVANKSFEGSIPATVDRAITNVVMMGMGEPLLNFDNVVSAMTLMMDDLGYGISKRKVTLSTSGVAPMIDQLGEVTDVALALSLHAPNDELRNQLVPINKKYPLAVVLDACKRYMDKLGEKRYLTIEYTLLKDVNDLPEHAEQMIQLLRHVPCKINLIPFNPFPHSGYERPSNNSIHRFKELLIQAGYNVTVRLTRGEDIDAACGQLVGNVQDRTRRSERYIAIRQVNSELEEV, encoded by the coding sequence ATGACATTAGCAACACAGCAGAAAACCAACTTATTGGGCTTAACTAAGCCGCAAATGGAAGCGTTTTTTGAATCCATTGGTGAGAAGCGTTTTCGCGCCGGTCAAGTAATGAAGTGGATTCATCACTTTGGCGTCGATAACTTCGACGACATGAGCAACATCAGTAAGGTGTTGCGCGATAAGTTAAAACAAACAGCGATCATTCAGGGACCTGAGATCGTTAGCCAAGATATTTCCGCAGATGGCACCCGCAAGTGGGTGATTCGGGTGGCTTCAGGTAGCTGCGTGGAAACTGTGTATATTCCGCAGGCAGGGCGCGGCACTTTATGTGTGTCTTCCCAAGCTGGTTGCGCCTTGGATTGCAGTTTTTGCTCTACCGGTAAACAAGGTTTTAATAGTGACCTAACCGCCGCAGAAATTATTGGTCAGGTATGGGTGGCTAATAAGTCTTTTGAAGGCTCCATACCTGCTACTGTTGATCGAGCCATTACTAACGTAGTGATGATGGGCATGGGCGAGCCCTTATTAAACTTTGATAATGTCGTATCAGCCATGACACTGATGATGGATGATCTTGGCTATGGCATTTCTAAGCGCAAAGTGACTTTATCTACCTCGGGGGTGGCTCCGATGATTGATCAGTTAGGTGAAGTAACTGATGTTGCTTTAGCCTTATCGTTGCATGCGCCGAATGACGAGTTGCGCAATCAGTTAGTACCGATTAATAAAAAATATCCATTGGCGGTAGTGCTGGATGCGTGTAAGCGCTATATGGATAAGTTAGGCGAAAAGCGTTACCTGACTATTGAATACACGCTATTAAAAGATGTGAATGATTTACCTGAGCATGCCGAGCAAATGATTCAACTGCTGCGTCATGTGCCTTGTAAAATTAACTTAATTCCTTTTAATCCTTTCCCTCACTCGGGTTATGAGCGTCCAAGTAATAATAGTATTCACCGCTTTAAAGAACTATTAATCCAAGCGGGTTATAACGTGACGGTGCGCTTAACCCGTGGCGAAGATATTGATGCTGCTTGTGGTCAGTTAGTGGGTAATGTACAAGATAGGACCCGCAGAAGTGAGCGCTATATTGCTATACGCCAAGTAAACTCAGAACTAGAAGAAGTATAG
- a CDS encoding YfgM family protein, giving the protein MSDRTEEEQIALIKDWWKRNGTSLVVGVCAAVCLVVGWNFWQNSQTTQAQNASALYLSLLENSLNTKDAVDISEATSIVGELRTTAKGTHAQQYAELILAKLAVEEDRLEEAAQILAPVVEKPADSITGELARQRLARVLSAQEKYEEALALFNSQAPEAFLATREEVRGDILVMANRLEEAYTAYDNARKALSNSAAESALLMKLDDLPAPNKDA; this is encoded by the coding sequence GTGTCTGATCGTACTGAAGAAGAACAAATAGCGCTGATTAAAGACTGGTGGAAGCGCAATGGCACCTCATTAGTAGTGGGAGTATGTGCTGCAGTTTGTTTAGTCGTAGGCTGGAATTTTTGGCAAAACTCACAAACTACGCAGGCGCAAAATGCATCGGCATTGTACCTAAGCTTGTTAGAAAACTCGTTAAATACAAAAGATGCGGTTGATATTAGCGAGGCAACTAGTATCGTGGGTGAGTTGCGCACAACCGCTAAAGGAACCCATGCTCAGCAATATGCTGAGCTGATTTTAGCTAAACTTGCGGTTGAAGAAGATCGCCTTGAAGAAGCGGCGCAGATTTTAGCGCCTGTGGTTGAGAAGCCTGCTGACTCTATTACTGGTGAGTTAGCGCGTCAACGTTTAGCACGAGTATTAAGTGCTCAAGAAAAATACGAAGAAGCTTTGGCGTTATTTAATAGTCAAGCACCGGAAGCTTTTTTAGCTACCCGTGAAGAAGTGCGTGGAGACATTTTGGTGATGGCAAATCGTCTTGAGGAAGCGTATACCGCTTACGATAATGCACGCAAAGCATTGAGTAACTCTGCAGCAGAAAGTGCTTTATTAATGAAACTTGATGATCTGCCAGCCCCCAATAAGGATGCTTAA
- a CDS encoding RodZ domain-containing protein, producing MSEVEQQVIAGPGNTLKTARETRGLSLKEAAERLRLTPQVIIDLEADDYTNLAKVYSRGYLRTYAQFLQLDVAALLEAHDRIQQQAGPTVQRVKVIQTLPDESKLSWKLMRFSVLALILLLLGLVLFWWFEQDRKEQALNTAPNALQQVEIQGLDGSSEIHSFQAPLAETQVSTVEPEPTESADIESESPSSEPHAAEIAESEPGSETAAVATEQAEPVLDEAVALPVLAEGHGQFVAEFSGECWLSVTDAKGKVLYSGTKRAGEQLEVTGYAPLAVRIGLTSSIAKATYNGEHIDFSHYGNGKTARLKLGQEHAR from the coding sequence ATGAGTGAAGTTGAGCAGCAAGTCATTGCTGGCCCAGGCAATACTTTAAAAACAGCACGTGAGACTCGGGGCTTAAGTTTAAAAGAAGCTGCCGAGCGTTTGCGTTTAACTCCGCAAGTCATTATCGATTTAGAAGCGGATGATTACACGAATTTAGCCAAGGTTTATTCCCGTGGATACCTGCGTACTTATGCGCAGTTTTTGCAGTTAGATGTTGCCGCTTTACTTGAGGCCCATGATCGTATTCAACAGCAAGCAGGGCCAACAGTGCAGCGGGTGAAAGTCATTCAAACGTTACCCGATGAGTCCAAGCTGTCGTGGAAATTGATGCGTTTTAGTGTGTTAGCGTTAATTTTATTGCTGCTTGGTTTGGTTTTGTTTTGGTGGTTTGAGCAAGATCGTAAGGAGCAGGCGCTGAACACTGCACCTAACGCATTACAGCAAGTGGAAATTCAGGGCTTAGATGGCAGCAGTGAAATTCACTCATTCCAAGCCCCGCTTGCAGAAACTCAAGTGTCTACGGTGGAGCCGGAACCAACTGAGTCAGCGGATATTGAATCAGAGTCGCCCTCTTCAGAGCCACATGCAGCAGAGATAGCAGAAAGCGAACCAGGCAGTGAGACTGCTGCAGTGGCAACAGAACAGGCTGAGCCGGTGCTGGATGAAGCAGTGGCGTTACCGGTGTTAGCTGAAGGACATGGGCAATTTGTGGCAGAATTTAGTGGCGAGTGCTGGTTAAGTGTGACCGATGCTAAAGGGAAAGTACTGTACTCAGGTACCAAGCGTGCTGGTGAACAATTAGAGGTAACAGGGTATGCACCCTTAGCGGTGCGCATTGGGTTAACTAGCTCAATCGCTAAAGCGACTTACAATGGCGAGCACATTGACTTTAGTCATTATGGCAATGGTAAGACCGCTAGACTGAAATTGGGGCAAGAACATGCACGGTGA
- the der gene encoding ribosome biogenesis GTPase Der — translation MVPVIALVGRPNVGKSTLFNRLTRTRDAIVGDIPGLTRDRQYGDAKWQGRSFILIDTGGISGDEEGIDAKMAAQSLQAIEEADAVFFLVDARDGLCVADEYIAEHLRKRNKQTFVVVNKVDSLDEEVARAEFSPLGLGDSFAIAAAHGRGINPLMQHVIGHVQEEEPEVTDAELAAVEQGQELARIPGPDEKDGIKIAIIGRPNVGKSTLVNRMLGEERVVVYDQPGTTRDSIYIPFERDDEKYTLIDTAGVRRRGKIHEEAEKFSVVKTLQAIKDANVVIFVMDAREGVVEHDLSLVGFALEAGRAIVVALNKWDGMQPSERDYVKTELERRLYFLNFADIHFISALHGTGVGHLYQSVQAAFKSAITRWPTNRLTQILEDAVQEHQPPMVNGRRIKLRYAHLGGANPPLIVIHGNQVDGVPKSYTRYLENTYRKVLKLVGTPIRIEYKGGSNPYEDKKNKLSERQVNKKKRLLARKKEMEKRKKNKR, via the coding sequence ATGGTTCCTGTAATTGCTTTGGTAGGCCGACCGAATGTTGGCAAATCAACCCTCTTCAACCGCCTAACCAGAACCCGCGATGCCATTGTTGGTGATATTCCAGGTTTAACCCGTGATCGTCAGTATGGCGACGCTAAGTGGCAAGGTCGTAGTTTTATTCTGATTGATACCGGAGGTATTTCCGGTGATGAAGAAGGCATTGACGCCAAAATGGCTGCTCAGTCGCTGCAGGCGATTGAAGAGGCTGATGCAGTCTTTTTCTTGGTCGATGCCCGCGATGGTTTGTGCGTGGCTGATGAGTATATCGCGGAACATTTGCGCAAACGCAATAAGCAAACCTTTGTTGTAGTGAACAAGGTCGATAGCTTAGATGAGGAAGTGGCGCGAGCGGAATTTAGCCCATTAGGCTTGGGTGATTCATTTGCGATTGCGGCTGCCCATGGCCGTGGGATTAATCCGTTAATGCAGCATGTCATTGGCCATGTTCAGGAAGAAGAACCTGAAGTAACCGATGCAGAGTTAGCCGCAGTTGAACAAGGTCAAGAGCTGGCTAGAATTCCAGGTCCTGATGAGAAAGATGGGATTAAAATTGCCATCATTGGTCGCCCTAACGTGGGTAAGTCCACCTTAGTGAACCGCATGCTCGGTGAAGAGCGCGTGGTGGTGTATGACCAACCCGGTACCACTCGCGACAGTATTTATATTCCCTTTGAGCGTGACGACGAAAAATACACCCTGATTGATACCGCAGGGGTGCGCCGCCGCGGCAAGATTCATGAAGAGGCGGAAAAGTTCTCGGTAGTGAAAACCTTGCAAGCCATTAAAGATGCCAACGTGGTGATCTTTGTTATGGATGCCCGCGAAGGGGTGGTTGAACATGATCTCAGCCTCGTTGGCTTTGCTTTAGAGGCAGGGCGTGCGATTGTAGTCGCGTTAAATAAATGGGATGGCATGCAACCGAGCGAGCGCGATTATGTAAAAACCGAATTAGAGCGTCGACTGTACTTTTTAAACTTTGCTGATATCCACTTTATTTCGGCGCTGCATGGGACAGGCGTAGGGCACTTATATCAGTCGGTGCAAGCGGCGTTTAAGTCAGCCATCACTCGCTGGCCAACTAACCGCTTAACGCAAATTTTAGAAGATGCAGTGCAAGAGCATCAGCCACCGATGGTGAATGGCCGCCGTATTAAATTACGCTATGCCCACTTAGGTGGCGCTAACCCGCCGTTAATTGTGATTCATGGTAATCAAGTAGATGGTGTGCCTAAAAGCTATACCCGCTATTTAGAGAATACATATCGTAAAGTGCTTAAGTTGGTAGGGACGCCGATTCGTATTGAATACAAGGGCGGTAGTAACCCTTACGAAGATAAGAAAAACAAGCTCAGCGAGCGGCAAGTGAATAAGAAAAAACGGTTGCTGGCGCGGAAAAAAGAAATGGAAAAAAGAAAGAAGAATAAGCGTTAA
- the ndk gene encoding nucleoside-diphosphate kinase gives MAVQRTFSIIKPDAVAKNVIGEITTRFEKAGLRVVASKMVQLSEREAGGFYAEHKERPFYGDLVKFMTSGPVIVQVLEGENAIAKNRELMGATNPKEAEAGTIRADFAESIDENAVHGSDSEASAAREIAFFFAEIEQCDRIR, from the coding sequence ATGGCAGTTCAACGCACTTTTTCTATCATTAAGCCTGACGCAGTTGCTAAAAACGTGATTGGTGAAATCACCACGCGTTTTGAGAAAGCGGGCTTACGTGTAGTGGCATCAAAAATGGTTCAGCTCTCTGAGCGCGAAGCGGGTGGTTTCTACGCTGAGCACAAAGAGCGTCCTTTCTATGGTGACCTCGTTAAGTTCATGACTTCAGGTCCGGTTATTGTGCAAGTATTAGAAGGCGAAAACGCGATTGCCAAAAACCGTGAATTAATGGGTGCGACTAACCCTAAAGAAGCAGAAGCGGGCACTATTCGTGCAGATTTTGCTGAATCAATCGATGAGAACGCAGTACACGGTTCAGACTCAGAAGCGTCTGCAGCCCGTGAAATTGCTTTCTTCTTCGCTGAAATTGAACAGTGCGATCGCATTCGTTAA
- the hisS gene encoding histidine--tRNA ligase, whose product MSKALQAIRGMNDILPEQTPVWRYFEQTVADLLDSYGYRQIRMPIVEFTELFKRSIGEVTDIVEKEMYTFADRNGDSLTLRPEGTASCGRAVMEHGLINNGQVQKLWYIGQMFRHERPQKGRYRQFHQIGVEAFNLPGPDIDAELIILTWRLWKQLGIQEVVTLELNSLGTAEARAVYRKALVEYLEQHFDQLDEDSQRRLSTNPLRVLDSKNAQTQALLENAPKLDQYLDQESVEHFNGVKARLDAAGVPYVINAKLVRGLDYYGKTVFEWVTTELGAQGTVCAGGRYDGLIEQLGGKPTTGVGFAMGIERLILLLETLDKIPASLARTVDVFVCAFGEQAELQALNLVEALRDQQPQLRILVNAGGGSFKSQFKKADRSGALYALVLGEDECTQQVVAIKPLRTEGEQISVPWDQLSEYLTQQFSSH is encoded by the coding sequence GTGAGTAAAGCGTTGCAAGCCATTCGTGGCATGAATGATATTCTCCCAGAGCAAACTCCGGTTTGGCGTTATTTTGAGCAAACCGTAGCGGATTTATTAGATAGTTATGGCTATCGTCAAATTCGTATGCCGATTGTAGAGTTTACTGAGTTGTTTAAACGCTCGATTGGTGAAGTGACTGATATTGTTGAAAAAGAAATGTACACTTTTGCCGATCGCAACGGTGATTCCTTAACCTTGCGTCCAGAAGGCACAGCCAGCTGTGGCAGGGCGGTAATGGAACATGGCTTAATTAATAACGGGCAAGTGCAAAAGTTATGGTATATCGGCCAGATGTTCCGTCACGAACGACCACAAAAAGGCCGCTATCGTCAGTTCCACCAAATTGGAGTTGAAGCTTTTAACCTACCGGGGCCTGACATTGATGCTGAGCTAATTATTCTAACTTGGCGGTTATGGAAGCAATTAGGTATTCAAGAGGTGGTTACTCTTGAACTCAATAGCCTAGGTACAGCAGAAGCTCGTGCGGTGTATCGTAAAGCGCTGGTTGAATACCTAGAGCAGCATTTTGATCAGTTGGATGAAGACAGTCAGCGCCGCTTAAGCACTAATCCATTACGCGTGCTCGATAGCAAAAATGCACAAACCCAAGCGTTATTAGAAAACGCACCCAAGCTGGATCAGTATTTGGATCAAGAGTCGGTTGAGCACTTTAACGGAGTCAAAGCGCGCTTAGATGCAGCGGGCGTGCCCTATGTAATTAACGCTAAGTTGGTGCGTGGACTCGATTACTACGGTAAAACAGTGTTTGAGTGGGTAACCACTGAATTAGGCGCTCAGGGTACGGTGTGTGCCGGCGGACGTTATGACGGGTTAATTGAACAACTTGGTGGTAAACCGACCACGGGTGTTGGTTTTGCCATGGGCATTGAGCGCTTAATTCTATTACTGGAAACATTGGATAAAATTCCAGCCAGTTTAGCTCGTACGGTGGATGTGTTTGTTTGTGCATTTGGTGAACAAGCTGAGTTGCAAGCGCTGAATTTAGTTGAGGCTTTACGCGATCAACAGCCGCAGCTACGGATTCTAGTAAATGCCGGCGGCGGTAGCTTTAAAAGCCAGTTTAAAAAAGCCGATCGCAGTGGTGCATTATATGCGTTAGTGCTGGGTGAAGATGAGTGCACGCAGCAAGTGGTGGCGATTAAACCGCTACGCACAGAGGGCGAGCAAATTAGCGTTCCGTGGGATCAGTTGTCTGAGTATTTAACTCAACAGTTTTCCTCTCATTAA
- the bamB gene encoding outer membrane protein assembly factor BamB — MKLSHSLAVLALSLLAVGCSSTGSKELPPLALQKIQQEVGLKTEWSRSVGVGQGKLWNNLTPAAEGDTLFVADAKGLVQSLDRFTGKSKWQTKLKSDISGAVGVGYGMVLLAALDGSIIALDSQTGEQHWISQIDSEVLSAPAINGDVVVVQTQDDRLIALDAYDGRQRWVYDNTPALLTLRGTSAPIITDQVVFAGLSTGKVIAVDTERGLPIWEQRVAIPSGRTELERMVDVDGDLLLNDGILYVASYQGRLAGLDAQSGQVLWQRDASSYVGLAEGYGNAYASLADGRVEAVDQRSSVVLWSNEDLLRRQLSAPATLASYIAVGDLEGYLHLLSQVDGRFVARTRVDSKGLRAQPLVVGDWIYAYGNGGKLVALTIK; from the coding sequence ATGAAGTTATCACATAGTTTAGCTGTACTGGCGTTGTCATTATTGGCGGTCGGATGTAGTAGCACTGGCAGTAAAGAGTTGCCGCCATTAGCCTTGCAAAAAATCCAGCAGGAAGTGGGCTTAAAAACCGAATGGTCACGTTCGGTGGGTGTTGGGCAAGGTAAACTGTGGAATAATCTAACACCAGCAGCTGAAGGTGATACGCTCTTTGTTGCTGATGCTAAGGGTCTAGTGCAATCGTTAGATCGCTTTACTGGTAAAAGTAAGTGGCAAACTAAGCTGAAGAGCGATATTTCAGGTGCTGTCGGGGTTGGCTATGGCATGGTGCTGTTAGCCGCATTGGATGGCAGCATTATTGCTTTAGATAGCCAGACTGGTGAACAGCACTGGATCAGTCAGATTGATAGTGAGGTATTAAGTGCCCCTGCTATTAATGGGGATGTAGTAGTGGTACAAACCCAGGACGATCGCCTTATTGCTTTAGATGCCTATGATGGTCGTCAGCGTTGGGTATATGACAATACTCCTGCACTTTTAACTTTACGTGGTACCAGTGCGCCAATTATTACGGATCAAGTGGTATTTGCCGGATTATCTACCGGTAAAGTGATTGCCGTAGATACCGAGCGTGGTTTACCTATTTGGGAGCAAAGGGTCGCTATTCCTAGTGGTCGCACTGAGCTTGAGCGTATGGTCGATGTAGATGGTGATTTGTTACTGAATGACGGCATTTTATATGTTGCTAGCTACCAAGGGCGTTTAGCCGGTCTTGATGCACAAAGTGGCCAGGTGTTGTGGCAGCGTGATGCCTCTAGCTATGTGGGACTTGCCGAAGGCTACGGTAATGCTTATGCCAGTTTGGCCGATGGCCGTGTAGAGGCAGTAGATCAACGCTCATCGGTAGTGCTTTGGAGTAATGAAGATCTATTACGTCGTCAACTATCAGCGCCTGCCACCTTAGCTAGCTATATTGCTGTAGGTGACTTAGAAGGTTATTTGCATCTATTAAGCCAAGTAGATGGTCGTTTTGTTGCACGCACCCGAGTTGACTCCAAAGGGTTGCGTGCACAACCCTTAGTCGTAGGTGATTGGATTTATGCTTATGGTAATGGCGGCAAGCTTGTCGCATTAACCATTAAGTAG
- the fdx gene encoding ISC system 2Fe-2S type ferredoxin produces the protein MPQIIFLPHEELCPEGMVVDANPGETVIEAALRNGIEIEHACEMSCACTTCHVIIREGFASMEESDELEDDMLDKAWGLEPDSRLSCQAVVADTDLTVEIPKYTINQVSERQ, from the coding sequence ATGCCACAGATTATATTTTTACCCCATGAAGAACTCTGTCCTGAGGGAATGGTGGTTGACGCTAACCCAGGTGAAACAGTAATAGAAGCCGCTCTACGTAACGGGATTGAGATTGAGCACGCGTGCGAAATGTCCTGTGCCTGCACCACTTGCCATGTGATTATTCGTGAAGGTTTTGCCAGCATGGAAGAGTCTGATGAGTTAGAGGACGATATGCTGGATAAGGCCTGGGGATTAGAGCCTGACTCGCGTTTGTCGTGTCAGGCGGTGGTTGCTGATACAGATTTAACCGTGGAAATTCCAAAGTACACCATTAACCAGGTGTCTGAGCGCCAATAA
- the iscX gene encoding Fe-S cluster assembly protein IscX, producing MGLKWVDVQEIAIQLSDLHEEIDPRYINFVKLRQLVLELPEFEDDPERSGERVLEAIQAAWIEELD from the coding sequence ATGGGACTGAAATGGGTTGATGTGCAAGAAATCGCCATCCAGTTAAGTGATCTGCATGAAGAGATTGATCCGCGTTACATTAACTTTGTGAAGCTGCGTCAGCTAGTGCTAGAACTACCAGAGTTTGAGGATGATCCTGAGCGCAGTGGCGAGCGGGTATTAGAGGCAATTCAGGCGGCCTGGATCGAAGAGCTGGACTAA
- the ispG gene encoding flavodoxin-dependent (E)-4-hydroxy-3-methylbut-2-enyl-diphosphate synthase — protein sequence MHGENPIKRRQSRKIMVGNVAVGGDAPISVQSMTNTETCDVAATVAQIKRLEQAGADIVRVSVPTMEAAEAFGKIKLQSAVPLVADIHFDYKIALRVAELGVDCLRINPGNIGREDRVKAVVEAARDRGIPIRIGVNAGSLEKDLQKKYGEPTPDALVESALRHVEHLDRLNFPDFKVSVKASDVFMAVEAYRKLAQQIEQPLHLGITEAGGLRSGTVKSAVGLGMLLAEGIGDTLRISLAADPVEEIKVGFDILKSLKLRSRGINFIACPSCSRQNFDVVKTMNELEARLDDLLVPLDVAVIGCVVNGPGEAKEADIGLTGGSPNLVYIDGKPVSKLNNEQLVDQLEQTIRQQAAAKLAANANLIARSK from the coding sequence ATGCACGGTGAAAATCCGATTAAACGTCGTCAATCACGCAAGATTATGGTGGGAAATGTTGCCGTTGGTGGTGATGCACCGATTAGCGTGCAAAGCATGACCAACACTGAAACCTGTGATGTAGCAGCGACAGTGGCGCAGATTAAACGCTTAGAGCAAGCCGGAGCGGATATTGTCAGGGTTTCGGTGCCGACTATGGAAGCTGCTGAAGCCTTTGGCAAAATTAAGCTACAAAGCGCGGTGCCTTTAGTAGCTGATATTCATTTTGATTATAAAATTGCTCTGCGAGTGGCTGAACTAGGTGTTGATTGCTTACGCATTAATCCGGGCAATATTGGCCGTGAAGACCGAGTGAAAGCCGTGGTAGAAGCAGCGCGAGATCGCGGCATTCCAATTCGAATTGGGGTTAATGCTGGATCTTTAGAAAAAGATTTACAAAAAAAATATGGCGAGCCAACGCCTGATGCGCTGGTTGAATCAGCATTGCGGCATGTGGAGCACTTAGATCGGTTAAACTTTCCTGATTTTAAAGTCAGTGTAAAAGCCTCGGATGTATTTATGGCCGTTGAGGCCTATCGTAAACTGGCGCAGCAAATCGAGCAGCCATTGCATTTAGGTATTACCGAAGCCGGTGGACTGCGCTCAGGTACCGTGAAATCAGCGGTTGGCTTAGGCATGTTACTGGCTGAAGGCATTGGTGATACCTTGCGTATTTCTTTGGCTGCAGACCCAGTAGAAGAAATTAAAGTTGGCTTTGATATTTTAAAATCACTGAAGTTACGTAGCCGTGGAATTAACTTTATTGCTTGTCCGAGCTGCTCACGGCAAAACTTTGATGTGGTGAAAACCATGAATGAGCTGGAAGCCCGTCTGGATGATTTATTAGTGCCGTTAGACGTTGCAGTGATTGGCTGTGTGGTAAATGGGCCAGGCGAAGCTAAAGAGGCTGATATAGGCCTGACGGGTGGCTCGCCAAACTTGGTTTATATTGATGGTAAACCGGTTAGTAAATTAAATAATGAGCAGTTGGTGGATCAGCTCGAGCAAACGATCCGTCAGCAAGCAGCCGCGAAATTGGCTGCGAACGCTAATCTTATCGCGCGAAGTAAATAA